The following coding sequences are from one Streptococcus mitis window:
- a CDS encoding saccharopine dehydrogenase family protein, producing MSRLLVIGCGGVAQVAISKICQDSETFAEIMIASRTKSKCDDLKAKLEGKTSTKIETAALDADKVEEVIALIESYKPEAVLNVALPYQDLTIMDACLATGVHYIDTANYEAEDTEDPEWRAIYEKRCKELGFTAYFDYSWQWAYQEKFKEAGLTALLGSGFDPGVTSVFSAYALKHYFDEIHYIDILDCNGGDHGYPFATNFNPEINLREVSAPGSYWEDGKWVEVEAMSIKREYDFPQVGQKDMYLLHHEEIESLAKNIPGVKRIRFFMTFGQSYLTHMKCLENVGLLRTDTINFNGQDIVPIQFLKALLPDPASLGPRTVGKTNIGCIFTGVKDGVEKTIYIYNVCDHQECYAEVGSQAISYTTGVPAMIGTKLVMNGTWKQAGVYNLEELDPDPFMEALNEYGLPWVVVENPQMVD from the coding sequence ATGAGTCGTTTACTAGTTATTGGATGTGGGGGAGTTGCCCAAGTTGCTATTTCAAAGATTTGTCAAGATAGCGAAACCTTTGCAGAGATTATGATTGCTAGCCGTACCAAGTCAAAATGTGATGACTTGAAGGCTAAACTGGAAGGCAAAACAAGTACAAAGATTGAGACAGCTGCTCTTGATGCTGACAAGGTAGAAGAAGTGATTGCCCTGATTGAAAGCTATAAACCAGAAGCTGTTTTGAACGTAGCTCTGCCTTATCAAGATTTAACCATTATGGATGCTTGTTTGGCAACAGGTGTTCACTATATCGATACAGCCAACTACGAAGCAGAGGATACAGAAGACCCTGAATGGCGTGCCATCTATGAGAAACGTTGTAAAGAACTTGGTTTTACAGCTTACTTTGACTACTCATGGCAATGGGCTTATCAGGAGAAATTCAAAGAGGCTGGCTTGACCGCTCTTCTTGGTTCTGGTTTTGACCCAGGTGTGACTAGTGTCTTTTCTGCTTACGCCCTCAAACACTATTTTGATGAAATCCATTATATCGACATTTTAGACTGTAATGGTGGTGACCACGGTTATCCATTTGCAACCAACTTTAACCCAGAAATTAATCTCCGTGAGGTTTCTGCTCCAGGTTCTTACTGGGAAGATGGAAAATGGGTCGAAGTTGAAGCCATGTCTATCAAGCGCGAGTACGATTTCCCTCAAGTTGGACAAAAAGACATGTATCTCCTTCACCATGAAGAAATCGAATCATTGGCCAAGAACATTCCAGGTGTTAAACGTATTCGCTTCTTTATGACCTTTGGTCAATCTTATCTAACGCATATGAAATGCTTGGAAAATGTTGGACTCCTTCGTACGGATACCATTAACTTCAATGGACAAGACATCGTTCCGATTCAATTTTTGAAAGCCTTGCTTCCAGATCCAGCAAGCCTTGGGCCACGCACTGTAGGTAAAACCAATATCGGATGTATCTTTACAGGTGTCAAAGATGGCGTTGAAAAGACCATCTACATCTACAATGTTTGTGACCATCAGGAATGTTACGCAGAAGTTGGTTCACAAGCAATTTCTTACACGACAGGCGTTCCAGCCATGATTGGGACAAAATTGGTTATGAACGGTACTTGGAAACAAGCTGGAGTGTATAACCTTGAAGAGTTGGATCCAGATCCATTCATGGAAGCTTTGAATGAGTATGGTTTGCCATGGGTTGTGGTTGAAAATCCACAAATGGTGGACTGA
- the speE gene encoding polyamine aminopropyltransferase: MDLWFSEVHTPDVKLSLRTAKQLYAGKSEWQDIEVLDTPAFGKILILNGHVLFSDADDFVYNEMTVHVPMAVHPNPKKVLVIGGGDGGVAQVLTLYPELEQIDIVEPDEMLVEVCREYFPDFASGLDDPRVTIYYQNGLRFLRNCEDDYDIIINDATDPFGHTEGLFTKEFYGNSYRALKEDGIMIYQHGSPFFDEDESACRSMHRKVNQAFPISRVYQAHIPTSPAGYWLFGFASKKYHPVKDFDKEGWKKRQLFTEYYTANLHVGAFMLPKYVEDILEEEEGKK; the protein is encoded by the coding sequence ATGGATTTATGGTTTTCTGAAGTTCATACTCCAGATGTGAAATTGTCCCTGAGAACAGCCAAGCAACTCTACGCTGGTAAAAGTGAATGGCAGGATATCGAAGTCTTGGATACACCAGCTTTTGGAAAGATTTTGATTTTAAATGGGCACGTCTTGTTCTCAGATGCTGATGATTTTGTCTACAATGAAATGACCGTTCATGTTCCCATGGCTGTGCATCCCAATCCCAAGAAAGTTTTGGTTATTGGGGGTGGTGACGGTGGTGTTGCTCAAGTATTAACACTCTATCCTGAACTGGAGCAAATCGATATTGTGGAACCAGATGAGATGCTAGTTGAGGTTTGTCGTGAGTATTTCCCAGATTTTGCTTCAGGGCTAGATGATCCTCGTGTTACTATTTACTACCAAAATGGACTACGATTTTTGCGAAACTGTGAAGATGACTACGATATTATCATCAACGATGCGACAGATCCATTTGGACATACGGAAGGGCTCTTTACCAAGGAATTTTACGGCAACAGTTATAGAGCCTTGAAAGAAGACGGCATCATGATTTACCAGCATGGTAGTCCCTTCTTTGACGAAGATGAGTCAGCTTGTCGAAGCATGCACCGCAAGGTCAATCAAGCCTTTCCAATCAGTCGGGTCTATCAGGCCCACATCCCAACTAGCCCTGCTGGTTATTGGTTGTTTGGATTTGCATCGAAAAAATACCACCCTGTCAAGGATTTTGACAAGGAAGGCTGGAAAAAACGCCAGCTTTTCACAGAATATTACACTGCAAACTTACACGTGGGAGCCTTTATGTTGCCCAAGTATGTTGAGGACATTTTAGAAGAAGAGGAAGGAAAAAAATGA